The Lysinibacillus irui sequence CGCTATTATTGCAGGTATTGGTCTTTTACTCATGGCGAATGCACCGAGCATGCTAGTCTTTACAATATGTCAAAGTATTGTAACCGTCATGCTATCCTTTAATATTATTTTAATTACCTCTGTGCCACTGAAGATTTTACCAGAGGCAGTTGTAGGAACGGCAAATGGCTTTATTAATACCGGTGCACAATTTGCAGGCGTACTAACACCTATGCTTATTGGATTTTTAGTGGAGGCTTTCGGTGGTTCATATAGTCCCGCATTTGCTATGTTAATTGGCTTTACCATTGTGTGTGCTGTGTCATTATTCATGATTCGTCCAACTAAACAAACAGTTGTTATCAATCCCCCTTCCATAAACGAGATCATTGACTAAGGAGTGAAAGATTATGAGTTTAACTGAAAAAATTGCAAACTATATCGATCAAAAAAGTGGGCTGTACAAAAATGTAAGCGATAGCATCTGGGACTATGCTGAAACAAGATTTGATGAAGTACGCTCCGCTGATTTACTATGTAAAACATTAGAGAATGAAGGTTTTCATGTCGAAAGAGGTGTTGCGAACCTTGAAACTGGCTTCATTGGTACCTTCGGAAATGGGAAACCTGTAATTGCCATTCTTGGTGAATATGATGCACTTGCAGGTCTTAGCCAACAGGCAGGGAGTGCGAATTATGAACCGATCATTCCGAATGGTAATGGCCATGGCTGTGGTCATAACCTTTTAGGTGTCGGGGCACTTGCTGGAGCCATCGCTACTAAACAATACTTAGAAGATAACCACTTAACGGGAACTGTCAAATACTTTGGCTGTCCAGCTGAAGAAAGTGGCTATGGCAAATCCTTTTTGGCAAGGGATGGTTATTTTAAAGATGTAGATGTTGCTTTTTCATGGCATCCAGGAACGATTAACACTGTTATGCATGCGAGAGCAAATGCCGTTATTAATGCTACTTTTAAATTTAAAGGACGTAGCTCCCATGCTGCGGCATCCCCTCATTTAGGGAGAAGTGCATTGGATGCCGTAGAGTTAATGAACGTTGGTGTTAACTATTTACGTGAGCATATTGTAGATGAAGCGAGAATTCACTATGCCGTAACAAATACAGGGGGCGTTGCACCAAATGTAGTACAAGCAGAGGCTGAGGTGACTTATTTGATACGAGCACCTAAACCAAATCAAGTCAAGGACTTATATAAGCGTGTCCTCAATTGCGCACAAGGAGCTGCTTTAATGACTGAAACAACTGTAGAAGAGCAAATTGTTGGCTCTTGTCATAATTTAATCCCTAATAAAACATTGGAAAAAGTGATGCATCAGCATATGCAGGATTTGGGTAGTGCAAAATTAACAGAAAATGATATTCATTTTGCCAAGGACATCTATAGCACGCTATCCGAAGAGGAAAAGAAGGTAGCGGCTTTACAAGTAGGAAAAGAAGTAGCACAGATGCTTGTTGACCGACCTATTATTGATTTTCTTGCACCACTTCCAGAAGAACCATTTTTCATGGGTGGCTCAACAGATGTGGCAGATGTTAGCTGGAATGTCCCAACGGCTCAATGCTCGACAGCTACATGGGCATTTGGCACACCATTCCACACATGGCAGGCAGTCGCACAAGGAAAATCATCCTATGCTCATGAGGCGACGATGCTAGCTGGAAAGGCGATTGCTTGTACAGCCATTTCTGCGCTAGAAAATCCTACATTGATCGAAAATGCGAAGGCAGAATTAGTGGAACGTCTCGGTGGTGAAACATATGAAGCTTTGATTCCAAAAGATTTAATCCCTCCTAAATCAAACCGAGAATCAGCTGCAATAATGGCATAACTTGTACAAAATAAGACTTTCTATCATCAACAATAGAAAGTCTTATTTTTTATCGGTTTATATTTGTTATAGCCTCTCTTTCTAGGCCAATCATATTAATCATTTAGTTGTTGTCCAGGATGGCATAGATACACTGCTAGGGGAAATGTTCGATAAATGACATGAGTTTTTTTAAATTCTTTTTTAAAATAATTAAATTTTTTTCTAAAAAGTTAAAACTTTTTCAATTGGTAAAACGTCTAATAATTGGTAACAGAAGTTAACCTAAAGGAGAATGGATAAACATGAAAAAACCTGTTAAAAAAACATGGCTTTTGGCTTCAGCGCTTACACTAGGAATGGCTGTCTTAACACCGCTTCAGGCTGGTGCGACATCTGTAGAAACAACAAAAAATGTCACAATTCAAATAGAACACCAAATAAAAGGGACCATTAAATATTTTGATGGCTATGGCTTAACTATGAAAGGAACAGATGGAAAAAATTATTTCATTGGCTTACACAAGTTCTCTGATAAGCAAATCGAGCAATTAAAGCTTGTAGAAGGTCAAGAAATTTCTGTTGAGGGCACTATTCTAAAAGATTACTCAGACTTCTTTACCTTTGACGTATTCAAAAAAAGTTTACCTAAAGGGGTAACAAAAGAAGAGATTGTCCAATTAGAAAAGCTTTTTAACGACTTAAAAAAGTTTGAAAAAGAAGAGAATTATGAGGAAATGGATCGAATCTATGAGGCGATGAATGCCATTACAAGACCGTATGAATTAGCAAACTGGCAACCAGAGCCCTTTGAGGAATTTATCAATGAAGCAGCTTTCGCTGAAAAAAATATCGTTATTAAAGCACAAGATAAAGAGCAGCTAAAAACACTTTATTCAGAATGGATAAAATTTGTAAAAGAAGATAATATGGATGCAGCTCAAGAAAAAATAGATAAAATTTATTCGATTCTTGATATTTATTACGCAGAACTATATCCACCACTTACGTTTGAACAATATATGGCAGACTTCGAAGTAGAATTAACAAAAGAGGAACTAGCAGAACTAAAAACGGTCTATGAAGATGCTCAAAAAGCAGACAAAGAGAAAAATGAAGAGCTTTCAACGAAGCTTTGGGAGCAATTTTACGAAATGCTAAACTCACACTTTAAATACGAGCCTATTTCTTTTGAAGAATATATGGCTGATATTGAATTCGACATTAGTCAATCAGATTACACTAAATTAAAACAGCACTACGAAGAAGCCGTGAAACTTGAGCAAAATGGCGAAGAAGAAAAAGCTGGCGAGCAATGGGAGGCCTTCTACAAAATTTTAGATCCTTATTATGAAGCTAATAGAGACATCCTAATCTCAGCATCTAAACTAACAATAAATGGGCAAGTTGTACTTCCAGAACCAGAGCTAACTCAATAAATTTTTAAGGGCTCTCCTATTGATATAGGAGCAGCTCTTTTTGATGTGACGAAATTGTCATGTTATCCCTTAAATAGTCATGTTAATCGATGGTTTGACCATAATTTGCTTGTTATAGTAATCCATGTTGAAACAAACAAATTACATCTTAAGGAGAAAATCTACATGACAATGTTCATAAAAAAATTCGTGATGATGGCTGTAATGTTCGTATTTTTTACTTTCATACCCGAAGTAGTACAGGCAACATCGAGGGATACCATTCATAAAATTGACCAATTTATTGAGGAACAACAAAACATTAGTAAAATCCCAGGTCTTTCAGTCATCATTGTTGATAAGGGCGAAACCGTATATCAAAAGAGCTTTGGCTTTGCTGATACAGAAACAAAAACGCCTGTCACATCTGATACCCTTTTTGAGCTAGGGTCCACATCTAAAGCATTTACAGGGCTTGCTATTTTACAATTAGAAAAGCAAGGTTTGTTAAAACGATCAGATGATGTTCGAAAGTATATCCCGTGGTTAACATTAACCTTTAATGGCGAGGAACAGGTTATTACCATTCAGCAGTTATTGTCACATACCAGCGGAATTCCCTCAAATTCAATTACTCGGATTCCAGAAAGTACGGCTGATAACGCTCTTGAGCTAACGGTCAAAACATTACTGGACCAACAGCTAAATCGTAAACCAGGTAGTTCCTTTGAATATGCAACAATTAATTATGATGTCTTAGGATTAGTAATTGAACAAGTTTCAAAACAGCCATTTGATCGGTATATCCAACAAAAAATTTTACAGCCAATTGGTATGAATGAATCTTTTGTAGGAATTCACCAGGTACATTCTTCAAAAATGGCTTCTGGTTATAAAATAGGTCTGATGAAAGAACAGCCATACATACCACCTGTCTATCGCGGCAATATCCCTGCAGGCTATGTCATCAGTAACGCCAATGATATAGCGAGATGGTTAAAATTACAGTTAGGGAACAGTAGCATCTATTCTATCAGTAACCATGTAATACAAGAATCACATACTCCAGATCAAACAGTGGAGCCTTTTGATACCAATACTTATTATGCAAACGGTTGGGCCATTGTGGAGAAGGATAAAAAGCCATACATTTACCATGCTGGTGAAAACCCAACCTTTACCTCGTACTTCATCATGCAACCTGATGAACAAATAGGCGTAGCTATTTTAGCCAATATGAATACAAGCTTTACGACAGCGATTGGACAAGGTGTCATGGATATATGGGAAGGTAAAACGGTTCAAGGACAACATGTTAGTAGCTATCAAAAACTAGATAAAATTGTAACTATTATAAGTGCCTTCGTCATCGTAATCAGTATAATATTCTGTTATCTATTATTTAAAATTGCACAAAGATTTTATAAAAAACAACGTGAGGTCGCAACATTAAATTATAAGAGAATTTCCCTTATTTCTGTCCATATAGTAATTGTTGCTTTGCTAATGGCAGCTATATTTATAGTCCCAAATATTGTCGGCTTAAATTGGACATTTATAAAAGTTTGGGCACCTACTTCTATCACGGTATTATTGTATAGTACCATTATGGCAAGCTCCCTATATTTATTATTAGGTTTATCACTCACTGTTACTAAAAAGAATATCTAAGAAGATTTATTTTAAAGGAAAGCTTCCATTATGGAGTATGGTCTACATCAGTTCATCTGTGCTACCATTCACCATTGCCATTCTTGATCGGTTTTCTTTTGTCCAATATAGAATCATCGACTAGACGAAAACCCCCTCTCCTTTCAACGTCTTGACATACAATAAATTGAAGAAAGGAGAGGTCTTTATGGGATACTACGGAAATGCAGGCAATTATAATTGTTGTTACGGCGGCTATGGTCATGGCTATGCTGGAAGTTATGGTGGAGGCTATGGTAACGAGTATGGCGGTGGTTATTGCATGGACTATGGTAAGAATAATAGTTCACCATTCGTATTAATTGTTGTACTATTTATTCTGCTCATTATTGTAGGCGCAACATTCGTAGATAAAGAATATTAATTTTTAGCATCTTTCATTACTGGTAAGAAATCTCATATTCTAACGCAAAAGGGTCGCTGTCAGGTGACCCTTTTTATTTATAAAATTTACTTTCAGCCCGTCTCCCCTAGTAGCTTAAAACCATATGTTTATTTCAACAAAATCGTCAGAAAATGAAACGAACTACAACTTTGAAACGTAAATATACTTAAGTAAAGTTAGTAACTATTATTGAAAAAGGGGATGAGTTCCATGATCGAATGGTGGCAAAAAAGGAAAAAGAAAACGAGAAGAAACAGAAAGAGTTATAATAAGTCCCCTCTAGTAGAATTATTTATTAACGTACTATTTTTGATACCTGAATTGTTTTTATTCCCATTCAGATTAATTTATTGGTTGTTAAGAGGGGTGGGAAGATTTATTGGAGAGGTCATTTAATTTTTTTCTTGAACTTGGATGCTGTGATCTCTTATTTTAATTGTTTTACACAAAAAACACTCAAAAACTTGTATTCATAAGATTTTGAGTGTTTTTTATTTTTCAAGGAGTGAATTTTGAATGGACAGCATCCTACTGTTTTTTTATATAGTAAATAAATGCATCAAATTGCTGTATCACGAGCCATCATAAATACCATATAAACTTATGCAAACAGCTGTTAGAGAGAACACCTTTTTATCTTCTATCCAAAACAGCCCATACAAAAAGGCAATTCAAGAAAACGGTAAGATATCATAAGTTACTTAAACTTTTGAATATCCACCATATTTTCTTAAACTGCCCATTAAAAATCAATTAATTAGATTCTACAGTCGTGTTCTTAGTGTCTTTAGAGTAATTATACTTTGATGGATCTACAGGTGTATACCCTGTTGGTGTATAGAATCTCAATAAGTCACCATTGACGACTTGATCCGATAATTTTAGTTTATGATCTACTTCGTTTTTCATCGACTTAGCAAAGTCTAATTGACTATCATCTAGAGGCAAACCTGTTTTATTATCATAAAATTTTTCATTAATTGAATAAATCGTAGGACTAACAAAATCTCCATTTCTGAATGGTACGATTTCATCATGCTCTTCTGATAATAAATCAGAACCAAATTGAATGAAATTTTGCGTATCAATTCCTAGTAAATGCAATAACGTTGGAAGAAGATCTATTTGGCCACCATAAGTATGGTTAGTTCCACCTTGCATTCCTGGAACATGGATAAATAATGGTACGCGTTGCAAATTAGCACTTTCATAAGGTGTAATTTCTTTGCCAATCACTTGCTCCATTGCTCTATTATGATTATCTGAAATACCGTAATGGTCACCATAAAGAACAATCATCGAATTATCATATAGGCCCGACTCTTTTAATTGATTGAAGACCTGTTTGATTGCTTCATCTGCATAGCGTGCTGTTTGGAAATAATTATCAACACTTGCATCGCCAGTATTCGCTTTATCAATTGTTACTAAATCTTGACTCATTTTATACGGATAATGGTTACCTACTGTAATTAATTTTGTATAAAAAGGTTGTGGTAACGAACTTAAAAGACTTTGTGATTGTTCAAAGAACGGTTTATCTAACAAACCATATTCAGCCATATCACCTGAAGAACCAGTATTATAATAACTTGCATCAAAGAAATGCTCGTATCCAAAGGACTTATAAATCACATTTCGGTTCCAGAAGCTTCCGTTATTCCCATGGAATACAGCTGATGTATAACCATGATCTTTTAAAATGCTTGGAGCAGCCTGGTACGTATTTTGTGCTTTTGTAATATAAGCAGACCCTTGTGGTAACCCAAATAAAGAATTTTCTAGCATAAATTCAGCATCTGAAGTTTTACCTTGACCTGTTTGATGGAAGAAATTATCAAAATACATTGTATTCTTATCTTTTGTTAATGAGTTTAAAAATGGTGTAACTTCCTCACCGTTTAATTTATAGTTGATAAGAAAATTTTGGAACGATTCTAAATGTAAATAGATAACGTTCATGCCTTTTGCTGCACCAAAATAGTCTGCATTAGGTTTGGCATGATTTGATTTTGTATAATTAATTACTTCTGTCGTATCACTACTATCTGCCAAAGCTCTCTGTGAAGAAGCTTTCATAGTTTCTACTGAATCATAAATCGTATAGTTATACATCCCTAAATATTTCACAATATAGTTTCTATCAAAACCTCGTGTTAACAATTGTGGACGACTAGTTTCAGCTAGGCCTAAATTTACAATGGATACTGCTAATGCTAATGCAATAATTGCCGTTGCTTTTTTATACCCTACACGTTCAGTTTCTTTTTGTATTTTTCTTGAGAAACGTAGATAGAACATGACAAGAACATCCACAAAGAACAAGATATCATAAGGCTTAAGTAAAGAAAGAACACTACCACCTAAATCGCCAAAGTTCTGTGTTTGGAAAATTGTTGGTAATGTAATGAAATCACTAAAAAATCGGTAATAAACAATATTGGCATATAAAAGAATAGACATCAAAGTATAAACTATTACTAAAGATGAATATTTTCTTTTTCCTTTAAATAAAAATGAAAATCCTAGAAACAGCATGGCTGATCCTAGTGGATTTAATAGTAAAAGGAATTGTTGAAGAGCTCCTTCTACACCTAGTTCAAATTGTGTTATTTGAGTGATATATGTTTTAATCCATAACATTAAAACAGCTATAAAATATATTCCTAAAAAGTTGTTGAATAGGTCATCTTTTTTACTTACTAGATTTTTCATTACTACACCTACCTTCTACTTATTAAATTAAAAATCTAGTTGTATATGAACGTAGACTATAAGTATTGTAATGCATTGCATTAGAAAAATGTTACTTCACAATAACTTTTTTTAGTAGCTAATGTATAGTACTCCCCATTTAGAAATCTGTCAAGTTGTTAACTAGCACTAAAGACAATTAGTATAAAAATTTCTAGTTACTGTAAATATCATCATAAAAAATACCCTGCAAATGTTAGCCTGTTGACTATTATTTACCGGGCAATATTAACTATCATATTCTTTTTATCTCCTTTCAGTTCAAGCATGCAATTGTTTCATTGCTGTGCACACTTTTTTTGTAGAAAGTTGAAATTTATTGCATGATCAACTAATTTATTTATCCTAGCCTATGTATATCTATTTACTGGATGCTCATGTATATTTTGATCATTTACTCACTTAAATATGGACAAATTTTTCTGCTAAACTTATTTATAAAAACAAAAAGCCATACAACCATTGTTGCTATATGGCTTTGCTAGAAATCCATGCAGAGAATTTATGTGGCTCTTATTGAGTCTCTACACTATTTCTTATTCGCTATCATTCATTTCTAATTTTTTTTGTACAGCTTTAATCATTCGAGCAGACCCATAGCAAATTTCCCCATTTTTCATTAGAATTTCTTTGTTCTTAAAGTCAACTTCCTGTATATTGTCTATATTCACTACGAAAGAATTATGGCAACGAATGAAGCCTTCATACTCTTTCTCTACATCTTTCAACTTCCCATAAAACTCTACTTGGCGATTGTCCAAATGTAAAACAACTTTATGTAATGGGGAGGATTCAAAAAACATGATATCATCATAATTGACACTAATAATTTTATCTGCAATTCTCTGAACAAATTTTTTATTAGAAGTCCTGTTTGTTACTTGCTTTCTTTCATTTGCCACCTTCAAACAGCTAACAACTTTGCTCTGTATAGAATTAACATCATCTTTAATAATAAAATCCATCGCGGCTACCTTATAAATGAAATTTAAATAAGTAAGTTCGGAGTGAGTAGTGACAAAAACAATATCACCTGTTGGATCAATTTTTCTAATTTCCGCGCCAAGTGTGATGCCATTCATCTCATGATTCAAGTCGATATCAAGAAAATATAAACCTGATCGATTGCTCTCTTTTATATACGTTAATACTTCTTCTGGATTTGCGGTTGTTAGAACCAGTTGCATATCAAGGTTTTCAATCATAATATAATTAGAGACATACCTGGCTATCCTTTCTCTTTGTTCCTTTTGATCTTCACAGATAAAAACATCAATCATCTTGATCCCTCACTTTAAAATTACAATTTCCTGCTTAAAATAATTATCCTCTATCACTGTATCCAACCGTGTCTTATTTTCTTGATCTACCATTTTCTTCAGACTATTCAGCCCCAACCCTCGATTTTCTCCTTTTGTTGAGAAACCTTTTTCAAAATATTGAAAGAGCTTATGCCCAGTATCTCTAAACGTATTCCAAACCACAAAGGATACTGATTGTTCAAGTTCTACAAATCCAACTCGAACCATCCCCTTTTCTACTTCTTCTGCTGCTTCAATTGCATTGTCTAAAATAATTCCGATACAGCGGCACAACAGTACACTATCCATATTCAGATCATGTATTTCGTTAGGACATTCAAAAACCACATCTATCCCCTTTTCCTGTGCAGTAATCAATTTGGAGGATACCAAACCTTTTACTTCAGGAATTTTAATTTGAGACAAACCCCTCATCTTAAAATCATTGTCACGAATCTCTTGACTGACACGCATTATATTGTCATTAAAATAGCTCTCTAAAGCTGTCATATCACGATTGGTGATGTATTCAGACATAGAAGACAGGATATTGATGTAATCATGGCGAAAAGTTCGCATTTCATAATAATTTTTTTCCAGCTGTTCCGTGTACATTTGTATACTGTTTAGTTCAATTTCTTTTTCCCTCATCTCAAACTGCTTTCTGAAGGTATATACTAGAAACGACAAGCTGACAGCAAAAATAGCAAAATAGATAAATAAGTACATGGTATTCATCAATACCAGCGTATTTTGGTTTCCCGTTAATCTTACATACACAATCATTGTAAAATAAATCACATATGTAAAAAGCCCCAGGAAAGCTAAAATACGCTGTAAATTCCTGTCATTCTCATCCTTTTCAAAAATCCGAATATTCAATCTTTTCCAAAAAGTTATAAAGATAAGCCCAGTAATTAGGGTAATAAATTGATGAAGTAATATCACCGGAAAAATGGTTTCATTTGATTCTGAAACAGTACTAATCTCTAAGACTTTTCCCATAATAAAAGTTGTTAAATGATCAATCAGAATCATAGCAATCAATAAAATTGATGCGTCGTACAATGCAGGTATCCATTTTCGATAGGTATGCTTTAAAATAGCTAGAACAAATGCAAATATTAATAATGAACCAAAAATGTCTAAATAAGGATATAGCCAGGCCATCATTAAACTAAATAAGATGACTGCAATAATATTTTCCTTTTGAAAGAAACGTTTACCTAAAACAAAGCTTACCAAAATACAATAAATTGCTACTTGTATGAATGCTAATATAGTCAATCACTGACCCCTCATTTCTATATAGTAAACTTTCACTATATATTATACTATAGATCAGTAAATTGTAATATCAGGTAAATTTATACTTTTTGCTTAAAATCTACTTCTTTAATTCCTCTGGAATTTCTGGTTCAAAATTATACAACAAACAGAAATTCTCCACGCTTAACGCACCTACTCCAATAAATAGATTGATTAAACCTTCAGTAAACATTCTTTGAATTTTTTTCATTTTCATCTTCCTCTCTTATTTATTAATATTTTATATGTTATTGGAAGGATACAAATTACAGCTAGTAAACTTCCAAAAAATACTTGATTGATTACTACTTGTGAACTAGTACTAACCATAACTGCCACACATATCGAATAACCTATAATGGCTCTGTTTCTCAGCCTTGCTCTTAACACCTTATCGTTAATGCGGTTCTTTTCTGTATCTTGGGGGGCATACTTATAAAGACAGCTATATACAGCTAGAATAACAATCCAGATAATCGGTTCTGATAG is a genomic window containing:
- a CDS encoding M20 family metallopeptidase, translating into MSLTEKIANYIDQKSGLYKNVSDSIWDYAETRFDEVRSADLLCKTLENEGFHVERGVANLETGFIGTFGNGKPVIAILGEYDALAGLSQQAGSANYEPIIPNGNGHGCGHNLLGVGALAGAIATKQYLEDNHLTGTVKYFGCPAEESGYGKSFLARDGYFKDVDVAFSWHPGTINTVMHARANAVINATFKFKGRSSHAAASPHLGRSALDAVELMNVGVNYLREHIVDEARIHYAVTNTGGVAPNVVQAEAEVTYLIRAPKPNQVKDLYKRVLNCAQGAALMTETTVEEQIVGSCHNLIPNKTLEKVMHQHMQDLGSAKLTENDIHFAKDIYSTLSEEEKKVAALQVGKEVAQMLVDRPIIDFLAPLPEEPFFMGGSTDVADVSWNVPTAQCSTATWAFGTPFHTWQAVAQGKSSYAHEATMLAGKAIACTAISALENPTLIENAKAELVERLGGETYEALIPKDLIPPKSNRESAAIMA
- a CDS encoding serine hydrolase domain-containing protein; translation: MTMFIKKFVMMAVMFVFFTFIPEVVQATSRDTIHKIDQFIEEQQNISKIPGLSVIIVDKGETVYQKSFGFADTETKTPVTSDTLFELGSTSKAFTGLAILQLEKQGLLKRSDDVRKYIPWLTLTFNGEEQVITIQQLLSHTSGIPSNSITRIPESTADNALELTVKTLLDQQLNRKPGSSFEYATINYDVLGLVIEQVSKQPFDRYIQQKILQPIGMNESFVGIHQVHSSKMASGYKIGLMKEQPYIPPVYRGNIPAGYVISNANDIARWLKLQLGNSSIYSISNHVIQESHTPDQTVEPFDTNTYYANGWAIVEKDKKPYIYHAGENPTFTSYFIMQPDEQIGVAILANMNTSFTTAIGQGVMDIWEGKTVQGQHVSSYQKLDKIVTIISAFVIVISIIFCYLLFKIAQRFYKKQREVATLNYKRISLISVHIVIVALLMAAIFIVPNIVGLNWTFIKVWAPTSITVLLYSTIMASSLYLLLGLSLTVTKKNI
- a CDS encoding YjcZ family sporulation protein → MGYYGNAGNYNCCYGGYGHGYAGSYGGGYGNEYGGGYCMDYGKNNSSPFVLIVVLFILLIIVGATFVDKEY
- a CDS encoding LTA synthase family protein; the encoded protein is MKNLVSKKDDLFNNFLGIYFIAVLMLWIKTYITQITQFELGVEGALQQFLLLLNPLGSAMLFLGFSFLFKGKRKYSSLVIVYTLMSILLYANIVYYRFFSDFITLPTIFQTQNFGDLGGSVLSLLKPYDILFFVDVLVMFYLRFSRKIQKETERVGYKKATAIIALALAVSIVNLGLAETSRPQLLTRGFDRNYIVKYLGMYNYTIYDSVETMKASSQRALADSSDTTEVINYTKSNHAKPNADYFGAAKGMNVIYLHLESFQNFLINYKLNGEEVTPFLNSLTKDKNTMYFDNFFHQTGQGKTSDAEFMLENSLFGLPQGSAYITKAQNTYQAAPSILKDHGYTSAVFHGNNGSFWNRNVIYKSFGYEHFFDASYYNTGSSGDMAEYGLLDKPFFEQSQSLLSSLPQPFYTKLITVGNHYPYKMSQDLVTIDKANTGDASVDNYFQTARYADEAIKQVFNQLKESGLYDNSMIVLYGDHYGISDNHNRAMEQVIGKEITPYESANLQRVPLFIHVPGMQGGTNHTYGGQIDLLPTLLHLLGIDTQNFIQFGSDLLSEEHDEIVPFRNGDFVSPTIYSINEKFYDNKTGLPLDDSQLDFAKSMKNEVDHKLKLSDQVVNGDLLRFYTPTGYTPVDPSKYNYSKDTKNTTVESN
- a CDS encoding LytR/AlgR family response regulator transcription factor, with the translated sequence MIDVFICEDQKEQRERIARYVSNYIMIENLDMQLVLTTANPEEVLTYIKESNRSGLYFLDIDLNHEMNGITLGAEIRKIDPTGDIVFVTTHSELTYLNFIYKVAAMDFIIKDDVNSIQSKVVSCLKVANERKQVTNRTSNKKFVQRIADKIISVNYDDIMFFESSPLHKVVLHLDNRQVEFYGKLKDVEKEYEGFIRCHNSFVVNIDNIQEVDFKNKEILMKNGEICYGSARMIKAVQKKLEMNDSE
- a CDS encoding sensor histidine kinase, giving the protein MTILAFIQVAIYCILVSFVLGKRFFQKENIIAVILFSLMMAWLYPYLDIFGSLLIFAFVLAILKHTYRKWIPALYDASILLIAMILIDHLTTFIMGKVLEISTVSESNETIFPVILLHQFITLITGLIFITFWKRLNIRIFEKDENDRNLQRILAFLGLFTYVIYFTMIVYVRLTGNQNTLVLMNTMYLFIYFAIFAVSLSFLVYTFRKQFEMREKEIELNSIQMYTEQLEKNYYEMRTFRHDYINILSSMSEYITNRDMTALESYFNDNIMRVSQEIRDNDFKMRGLSQIKIPEVKGLVSSKLITAQEKGIDVVFECPNEIHDLNMDSVLLCRCIGIILDNAIEAAEEVEKGMVRVGFVELEQSVSFVVWNTFRDTGHKLFQYFEKGFSTKGENRGLGLNSLKKMVDQENKTRLDTVIEDNYFKQEIVILK
- a CDS encoding cyclic lactone autoinducer peptide, whose product is MKKIQRMFTEGLINLFIGVGALSVENFCLLYNFEPEIPEELKK